Proteins from one Sporocytophaga myxococcoides genomic window:
- a CDS encoding DUF4238 domain-containing protein: MEIEIKKFVELMDEKQYTEAASLLLNEVKKNASSKLQNYLSAENEYQLESFSVKLKEKFEEFVDIKKIENDQLLLQLISDFESSKDIVLSQEQRKIIKDDLSLKLKKMDEEEKHEWLESLFKLTYASIHSQTEKVNDSLKKQDQHIIPYVYLKQFSFLQGTTPKVCLIEPGFHKPRRKSIKTFLTEDNIFTIVSTDKEVAYALEDYSSIIETQYPQILNELENNKRLCSNSQTYLVMVVANLLVRSMPFRLHIEGVLNSEDRIHFLKYLSRHVPGIDEKYFEIPTHDLINRASVILMNQFNLEIAQLNFIFLQAKEGDHWYTTDSPVIIENIDIDWFNFNTEIYFPLSPNYLVYIHNPKTLKSDYPFKQYKGEVVYHASETEMEYINKKCFDNFYKWVICPRDMDFDFSKE, translated from the coding sequence ATGGAGATAGAGATAAAAAAATTTGTGGAATTGATGGATGAAAAACAATATACAGAAGCCGCGTCTCTTCTGTTAAATGAAGTAAAGAAAAATGCATCATCAAAACTTCAAAATTATTTGTCTGCTGAAAATGAATATCAGCTAGAATCATTCTCAGTGAAACTGAAAGAGAAATTTGAAGAATTTGTCGATATAAAAAAGATAGAAAATGATCAACTCTTACTTCAGCTTATTTCAGATTTTGAATCGTCAAAAGATATAGTACTCTCTCAAGAGCAGAGGAAAATAATTAAAGATGATCTTAGTTTGAAACTAAAAAAAATGGATGAAGAGGAAAAACATGAATGGTTAGAAAGTTTATTTAAATTAACTTATGCTAGTATCCATTCTCAGACAGAAAAGGTAAATGACTCATTAAAAAAACAAGACCAACACATAATTCCATATGTTTACTTAAAGCAGTTTTCCTTTTTACAAGGTACTACACCCAAGGTTTGCCTTATTGAGCCAGGTTTTCATAAACCTAGACGTAAAAGTATAAAAACTTTTTTAACAGAGGATAATATATTTACTATTGTTAGTACCGATAAAGAAGTTGCCTATGCTTTAGAAGATTATAGTTCAATAATAGAAACTCAATATCCTCAAATTTTAAATGAACTAGAAAATAATAAAAGGTTGTGCAGCAATTCACAAACATATTTAGTTATGGTAGTTGCTAATCTTTTAGTTAGATCTATGCCTTTTAGACTGCATATTGAAGGCGTTCTGAATTCCGAAGATCGTATTCATTTTCTTAAATATCTTTCAAGGCATGTACCCGGAATAGATGAAAAGTACTTTGAAATACCAACTCATGATCTCATCAATAGAGCAAGTGTAATTTTAATGAATCAATTTAATTTAGAAATTGCTCAATTAAATTTTATTTTCTTACAAGCTAAAGAAGGTGATCATTGGTATACAACTGATTCACCTGTTATTATTGAAAATATAGATATTGATTGGTTTAATTTTAACACTGAAATATATTTTCCTTTGTCCCCCAATTATTTAGTTTACATTCATAACCCTAAAACTCTTAAATCAGATTATCCATTTAAGCAATATAAGGGTGAGGTTGTATATCATGCTAGTGAAACGGAGATGGAATATATTAATAAAAAATGTTTCGATAATTTTTATAAGTGGGTTATTTGTCCCAGAGATATGGATTTTGATTTTAGCAAAGAATAA
- a CDS encoding lysozyme inhibitor LprI family protein, with amino-acid sequence MEKKKRDLIEEIILIKSRAEYNSRHELIFRLPRIGNALENAIFHEESSIEFLKYIPISTVACFEAFFRSVIKEIVDFGKPFSENVAKYNQSKNIKLDFEIVAAIQTKILTVGDFIAHILPFNNLEDINSNISTIIQKDFLEEIKKYSEGEISGVIIESIKSTFELRHIFCHEFATNTKLDTEKILDNLNNCIIFLEGANSFIWHLLHPNAPLTQTDQNIKASEDFKNVNKELNILLDLIKTLNGTEDFDGHTFDQRLFDEAIVKWTEYRDLRAECKASSVLGGSLYPYMFSTSLMDTTKEKIKSLEEEFEFILKKYRSKNK; translated from the coding sequence ATGGAAAAGAAGAAAAGGGATTTAATTGAAGAGATCATATTAATTAAATCAAGAGCAGAGTACAATTCAAGACATGAATTGATTTTTCGATTACCAAGAATTGGAAATGCTTTGGAAAATGCTATTTTCCATGAAGAATCGTCTATTGAATTTTTAAAATATATTCCAATTTCAACTGTTGCATGTTTCGAAGCATTTTTTAGATCAGTGATAAAGGAAATAGTGGACTTTGGAAAGCCATTTAGTGAAAATGTTGCCAAGTATAATCAATCAAAGAATATTAAGCTGGACTTTGAAATCGTTGCCGCAATCCAGACCAAAATTTTAACAGTTGGAGATTTTATTGCTCACATACTTCCATTTAACAATTTGGAAGACATCAACTCTAATATCTCTACAATAATCCAGAAAGATTTCCTTGAAGAAATAAAGAAATATAGTGAGGGGGAAATCTCCGGTGTGATTATAGAAAGTATAAAAAGCACTTTTGAATTAAGACATATTTTTTGTCATGAATTTGCAACTAATACTAAACTGGATACAGAAAAAATTTTAGACAATTTAAATAATTGTATTATATTCCTGGAAGGCGCAAATAGTTTTATTTGGCATCTTCTACATCCAAATGCTCCTCTAACTCAAACAGATCAAAATATTAAAGCTTCTGAAGATTTTAAAAATGTTAATAAGGAGTTAAACATTCTTCTTGATTTGATTAAAACATTAAATGGAACCGAAGATTTCGACGGGCATACTTTTGATCAAAGATTATTTGATGAAGCCATTGTTAAATGGACAGAGTATAGAGACTTGAGGGCTGAATGTAAAGCAAGTAGTGTTCTTGGAGGAAGTTTATACCCCTATATGTTTTCAACGAGTTTGATGGATACAACAAAGGAAAAGATTAAAAGTCTTGAAGAAGAATTTGAGTTTATATTGAAAAAATATAGATCTAAAAATAAGTAA
- a CDS encoding competence protein CoiA family protein — MQIAKFNGKRLRAKYAISGDIGECPWSGMPVKAKVGELRQYWSYIGDKPQMPEGYENETIWHCNWKSLVKDDSCEIIFGENNEHRADIVGNNNTIIEIQLSPIDIRIVRERIEFYKRVSNQRLTWIVDATKYFKNTFDIEKSGQFYKATWKNKRQWTYLIARNTDCHLFLDINHKKNYLLKTWVKNGEIYCMFYEKTKFYFDYLSEVGQFNSNEEIIKHLTKEEK, encoded by the coding sequence ATGCAAATAGCAAAATTTAATGGAAAGAGATTAAGAGCAAAGTATGCGATATCTGGTGATATTGGAGAGTGTCCTTGGTCTGGAATGCCAGTAAAAGCTAAAGTCGGTGAACTCAGGCAATATTGGTCATATATTGGGGATAAACCTCAAATGCCTGAGGGGTATGAAAATGAAACAATATGGCATTGCAATTGGAAATCTTTAGTTAAAGATGATAGTTGTGAAATTATTTTTGGTGAAAATAATGAACACCGGGCAGATATTGTGGGCAACAATAACACGATCATCGAAATACAACTTTCCCCCATAGATATCAGGATTGTAAGAGAAAGAATAGAATTCTATAAACGTGTATCTAATCAGCGATTAACTTGGATTGTAGATGCAACTAAATATTTCAAAAATACATTTGATATTGAAAAATCCGGGCAATTCTATAAAGCAACTTGGAAAAATAAGAGACAATGGACATACTTAATCGCTCGAAATACAGATTGTCATTTGTTTTTAGACATTAATCACAAGAAAAATTACTTACTAAAAACTTGGGTTAAAAACGGAGAAATATATTGTATGTTTTATGAAAAGACTAAGTTTTATTTTGATTACTTAAGTGAAGTAGGACAATTTAACTCGAACGAAGAAATTATTAAACACTTAACTAAAGAAGAAAAATAG
- a CDS encoding DUF5677 domain-containing protein, with translation MEEPYYIENLIQRFIEKLKKNYKNSEEEFGKMINEKLPIVIESISKGTLEEVFKYCFEEENDSRKREKEIVNKVSRNYDLGIKLFEGFMELNAKINSITYNKYFKIFDTFDDHIKLDTLISIHVRACQVANEILVLIKNGYADGAHARWRTLHELSVTFLYLYDSDYEIIHMYNDYEVIELYKKAKEYRNCEEALDLRKLGEDEWKELTQQRDAIILRYGKEFSESYGWTMKDLPKGKRNFKELEKYVGIDNMRVIYAWANESVHAGVSGIRNKLSLKEYESYHFLAGPNDCGFLDPVQYTTASLCQMSEVLLDMEDSMLNKILDELLCFFQNEIVTEFSMVEQKPA, from the coding sequence ATGGAAGAGCCTTATTATATTGAAAACCTTATTCAAAGGTTTATTGAGAAATTGAAAAAAAATTATAAAAACTCTGAGGAGGAATTTGGCAAAATGATAAATGAAAAACTTCCAATTGTCATTGAAAGTATCTCAAAAGGTACGCTAGAGGAAGTTTTCAAGTATTGCTTTGAGGAGGAAAACGACTCAAGGAAACGAGAAAAAGAAATTGTCAATAAAGTATCTCGGAATTATGATTTGGGAATAAAACTTTTCGAAGGGTTTATGGAACTAAATGCAAAGATTAATTCCATAACTTATAATAAATACTTTAAAATTTTTGACACTTTTGATGACCATATTAAGCTTGATACATTAATTTCTATTCATGTACGAGCTTGTCAGGTGGCAAATGAAATTTTAGTATTAATCAAGAATGGTTATGCAGATGGTGCTCATGCTAGATGGAGAACACTTCACGAATTGTCGGTAACATTTTTATATTTATACGATTCAGACTATGAAATCATACATATGTATAATGACTATGAAGTAATTGAATTGTATAAAAAGGCTAAAGAGTATAGGAATTGTGAGGAAGCTCTTGACCTAAGAAAACTTGGAGAAGATGAATGGAAAGAATTGACCCAACAACGAGATGCGATAATTTTAAGATATGGCAAAGAATTTTCTGAAAGCTATGGCTGGACTATGAAAGATCTACCAAAAGGAAAAAGGAACTTTAAAGAACTTGAAAAATATGTTGGAATTGATAACATGAGAGTAATTTACGCGTGGGCAAATGAAAGCGTACATGCAGGTGTTTCAGGAATTAGAAACAAACTTAGTTTAAAAGAATATGAATCTTATCATTTCTTAGCTGGACCCAATGATTGCGGTTTCTTAGATCCGGTTCAATATACTACAGCATCATTATGCCAAATGAGTGAAGTTTTACTCGATATGGAAGATTCGATGCTGAATAAAATACTTGATGAACTTTTATGTTTTTTCCAAAATGAAATTGTAACAGAATTTAGTATGGTTGAGCAAAAACCAGCCTAG
- a CDS encoding MAC/perforin domain-containing protein produces the protein MNTIPGAEILGFGFNIMGEYNESSITFQLFTHKKQDATEYTYPPTGVTYQVPDNTTVLTQNDTSGSTNVFTTRQQFQSYFSAKAGLSGSAGGFSGEFNMAYSQSFNTENSYYYGVSEANYQSWQLLMNSTNSQWLSTSFTEDPAVQNLPSKYTNENKECFFAVFRKFGTHFISKATVGGNLSYFVAIDQSFSSDQTQIQANLALEYKGVFFSTKAEAEAIWNQLGEQWAENRIVKVAAEGGDTSTLEALNPGFGDSENSVFTYWKSAVMENPSIILFQLTPLSELFTGDTASAIAEAIKVYTNSAIVATANADVSFGQGPGGGNYITSSAIIVNGEVVLPDPVPVTPHPRVINYNGRNFVFPIGGFQIAIFDSDSMEVIMSHKYYVDNTSLETEQNVYNEIMNDINEIIQTNYTVVISGFAVDLMNYPTTEFATWLYSCGATLSGWKHYFGFTGVTGVVNYVCICKHGQLPGTAIEQFDYVMDWIYEPKSIDTAAEVLLYSNHGEDHIKKSPSNFGVLS, from the coding sequence ATGAACACTATTCCAGGTGCAGAAATTCTGGGCTTTGGCTTCAATATTATGGGAGAGTACAACGAATCATCCATTACTTTCCAGCTCTTTACCCATAAAAAACAAGATGCAACAGAGTATACTTATCCACCCACTGGCGTCACCTATCAGGTTCCGGACAATACTACAGTTTTAACACAAAATGATACATCCGGATCAACCAACGTTTTCACCACGCGTCAGCAATTCCAGAGTTACTTCTCAGCCAAGGCAGGCTTATCCGGTTCAGCAGGAGGATTCAGTGGAGAATTCAATATGGCCTATTCTCAATCTTTTAACACGGAAAACAGTTATTACTATGGTGTGTCAGAAGCTAATTACCAGAGCTGGCAATTGCTGATGAACAGCACCAATTCACAATGGCTTTCAACTTCTTTTACCGAAGATCCTGCAGTCCAGAACCTTCCTTCCAAGTACACCAATGAAAACAAAGAATGTTTCTTTGCTGTATTCAGAAAGTTTGGTACGCACTTCATCTCCAAAGCAACCGTGGGAGGAAACCTTTCTTATTTTGTAGCCATAGATCAAAGCTTCAGCAGTGATCAGACTCAAATACAGGCCAACCTTGCACTTGAATATAAAGGCGTATTCTTTTCAACCAAAGCAGAGGCAGAGGCTATCTGGAACCAGCTCGGTGAACAATGGGCTGAAAACCGAATTGTAAAAGTCGCAGCAGAAGGTGGGGACACATCTACTTTGGAAGCGCTTAATCCTGGCTTTGGAGATTCCGAAAATTCAGTTTTCACTTATTGGAAGTCGGCAGTAATGGAAAATCCTTCCATCATTTTATTTCAACTGACTCCATTATCAGAGTTATTTACAGGAGATACTGCTTCTGCCATTGCAGAGGCCATTAAGGTTTATACCAACAGTGCCATTGTTGCCACTGCCAATGCCGATGTATCTTTCGGACAAGGACCGGGTGGAGGAAATTATATCACCTCTTCAGCCATCATTGTAAATGGTGAAGTAGTACTTCCTGACCCTGTTCCGGTTACTCCACATCCCAGAGTTATTAATTATAATGGACGCAACTTCGTATTTCCAATCGGAGGATTTCAGATAGCAATATTTGACAGCGATTCTATGGAAGTCATAATGAGTCACAAGTATTATGTGGATAACACTTCATTGGAGACGGAACAAAATGTATATAATGAGATTATGAATGATATCAACGAGATCATTCAGACAAACTATACAGTTGTTATATCCGGCTTTGCAGTCGATCTTATGAATTATCCTACTACGGAATTCGCAACTTGGCTATATTCCTGCGGAGCAACGCTAAGTGGATGGAAGCATTATTTCGGCTTTACAGGAGTAACCGGAGTAGTTAATTATGTCTGCATTTGCAAACACGGGCAACTTCCGGGAACAGCCATTGAACAATTCGATTATGTAATGGATTGGATCTATGAGCCAAAAAGTATAGATACCGCTGCTGAAGTATTATTATATTCCAATCATGGAGAAGATCATATCAAAAAGTCTCCAAGTAATTTCGGAGTGTTATCATAA
- a CDS encoding glycosyltransferase, with product MKILIIGQFSHATGLSRITRLIAKGLSEIFEVHILGFDTDEKSKETIKTSKFILHHNTSPVDIFAEETLQSLVNSLKPEAILIYHDLWLIPRFTKSIFKSNHKSILVGYTPLDGNILQLDSIRQLTCLDALVVFNDFGYAALRGAAQKAGVAQNKPFHNIAVIPHPLSEDKFYRLGGEALPSSLRRLAARKQLFPDNPSSWKGFWVLNANKNQPRKRIDITLKGFAKFVEDKPDDVRLYLHMATKNSFTDIEKMVRELGLKKRIIYTAEGKQHPEVPCEQLNLIYNACNVGVNTSMGEGWGLVSFEHAATGAPQVVPDHSACANIWKEAAELMPIERKTCGYTMLEGAEVSPEALSKSLERLYADKLHYEHLQRQGLLVTQNKAYHRDEVAIQWKDLFLKLTSGVYA from the coding sequence ATGAAAATACTCATCATAGGTCAATTCAGCCATGCAACCGGGCTGTCACGTATTACAAGATTAATAGCTAAAGGATTGTCTGAAATATTTGAAGTACACATCCTGGGTTTTGATACAGATGAGAAGAGTAAAGAAACCATCAAAACATCTAAATTTATTCTGCACCATAACACCTCACCTGTAGATATTTTTGCTGAAGAAACTCTTCAAAGTCTTGTCAATAGCCTAAAGCCCGAAGCTATTTTAATTTACCATGATCTCTGGCTCATCCCCAGGTTTACGAAGTCTATTTTCAAAAGCAATCATAAATCAATACTTGTAGGTTATACACCACTAGATGGAAATATTCTTCAGTTAGATAGTATTCGACAATTAACTTGTCTTGATGCACTTGTTGTATTTAATGATTTTGGATATGCTGCACTTAGAGGCGCCGCGCAAAAGGCAGGAGTAGCCCAGAACAAACCCTTTCATAATATAGCTGTAATTCCACATCCGCTTTCTGAAGATAAATTTTATCGATTAGGAGGGGAGGCATTGCCCTCTTCCTTAAGGCGACTGGCAGCCAGAAAGCAACTTTTTCCTGATAATCCGTCAAGCTGGAAAGGTTTCTGGGTTTTGAATGCCAATAAAAATCAGCCTAGAAAAAGAATAGACATTACTTTGAAAGGCTTCGCAAAATTTGTTGAAGACAAGCCTGATGATGTTCGGCTCTATCTGCACATGGCCACGAAAAATTCATTTACAGACATAGAAAAAATGGTGAGAGAGCTTGGTCTTAAAAAAAGGATTATTTACACAGCAGAAGGTAAACAGCATCCAGAAGTTCCTTGTGAACAATTAAACCTTATCTATAATGCCTGCAATGTAGGTGTAAATACTTCTATGGGTGAAGGTTGGGGACTTGTAAGTTTTGAACATGCAGCAACCGGGGCTCCCCAGGTTGTACCAGATCACAGCGCCTGTGCAAATATCTGGAAAGAAGCTGCGGAATTAATGCCAATTGAAAGAAAAACATGTGGATATACCATGCTCGAAGGAGCTGAAGTTTCTCCTGAAGCATTGAGTAAATCACTTGAACGACTTTATGCAGATAAATTGCATTATGAGCATTTGCAAAGACAGGGCTTACTAGTGACCCAAAACAAAGCTTACCATAGAGATGAAGTAGCAATTCAGTGGAAAGATTTATTCCTGAAACTAACTTCTGGAGTTTATGCCTGA
- a CDS encoding Cthe_2314 family HEPN domain-containing protein — translation MKTKVKMKSQHAYLENPFTIKLVELNESILKDFHLRNGFNFSANNFHLLNNTEKYISGVTKLQYNLFHVVEQIHFIKIFLKRINNKNYLQSNGINELTYIQYHTEVLSHKVHTILEVMKLLINEVYDLKITAKECSWNNLIGKLDKNSQPMRIIDNFFIAFESLIDLRHLNAHRGIYIDSEKDKIEIDFGLSIYEGMERLGMDLDMEFKKKFPMFLIKDKIKGHRQNRIKFIIRIEETIHSYIKEFLTSIHPQLIKKLTII, via the coding sequence ATGAAAACTAAAGTGAAGATGAAATCGCAGCATGCTTATTTGGAAAATCCATTTACTATTAAGTTAGTTGAGTTGAATGAATCAATATTAAAAGATTTTCATTTGAGAAATGGCTTTAATTTTAGTGCCAATAATTTTCATCTATTAAACAATACTGAGAAATATATTTCCGGAGTAACCAAGCTACAGTATAATTTATTTCATGTCGTTGAGCAAATTCATTTTATTAAGATTTTCTTAAAAAGAATTAATAATAAAAATTACTTACAAAGCAATGGAATTAATGAATTAACATATATACAATACCACACAGAAGTGCTATCTCATAAAGTGCATACGATACTTGAAGTAATGAAATTACTAATAAATGAAGTTTATGATTTAAAAATAACTGCTAAGGAATGTTCATGGAATAATCTTATTGGAAAGCTCGATAAAAATAGTCAGCCAATGCGAATAATCGATAACTTCTTTATTGCGTTCGAATCACTTATTGATTTAAGGCATTTAAATGCTCATAGAGGTATTTATATTGATTCAGAAAAAGATAAAATTGAGATAGATTTTGGATTGTCTATTTATGAAGGAATGGAACGACTTGGAATGGATTTAGATATGGAATTTAAAAAAAAGTTTCCTATGTTTTTAATAAAAGATAAAATTAAAGGGCATAGACAAAACAGAATTAAATTTATAATCAGGATTGAGGAAACTATACACAGTTATATTAAAGAATTCTTAACTTCTATTCATCCTCAATTAATAAAAAAGTTAACCATAATATAG